One Campylobacter concisus DNA segment encodes these proteins:
- a CDS encoding replication initiation protein has protein sequence MLKTTRVAHIESNGTLVFRNKMNSILFPVNFTSRDYDIFFTICWYAKQLGYSDSRNYIEMPYSKISQFFAEGLNKTRFNNEVLEFCKKVLGENGSAIYKSLEITNNDEIMTAGVFFISIKAFRNTQILKFKLNTEALDILFGTLKFMRINLHDFISIRSKFAKSLYRLLLQYQNIRSDKDGFKCVNFNRPDFERFMSVPEKYETRDLDRRVINPAIEELNENYFKKIVLEKKIAEGSKKNVIGYSFRFMLNEDA, from the coding sequence GTGCTTAAAACCACAAGAGTCGCTCATATAGAAAGCAATGGAACGCTCGTTTTCCGTAATAAAATGAATTCTATATTGTTTCCAGTAAATTTTACATCTAGGGATTATGATATTTTCTTCACTATTTGCTGGTATGCAAAGCAATTGGGGTATTCGGATAGCAGAAATTATATTGAAATGCCGTATTCTAAGATATCACAATTCTTTGCTGAAGGTCTAAATAAAACTCGTTTTAATAACGAGGTGCTTGAGTTTTGTAAAAAGGTTTTAGGCGAAAACGGATCGGCAATCTACAAAAGTTTAGAGATTACAAATAATGATGAAATTATGACGGCTGGAGTTTTTTTCATTTCTATTAAAGCTTTTAGAAATACGCAAATTTTAAAATTTAAATTAAATACAGAAGCTCTCGATATTTTATTTGGTACTCTAAAATTTATGAGAATAAATTTACACGATTTTATTTCAATTCGAAGTAAATTTGCAAAGTCTCTTTATCGCCTCTTACTACAATATCAAAATATCAGATCCGACAAAGATGGCTTTAAGTGTGTAAATTTTAATAGACCTGATTTCGAAAGATTTATGAGCGTTCCTGAAAAATACGAAACGAGAGATTTGGATCGCCGTGTAATAAATCCTGCCATAGAAGAGTTAAACGAAAACTACTTTAAAAAGATTGTTCTCGAGAAGAAAATTGCTGAAGGCTCTAAAAAGAACGTTATCGGCTACTCTTTTAGGTTTATGTTAAATGAGGATGCTTGA
- a CDS encoding YkgJ family cysteine cluster protein codes for MRADGFSYEFDPSFCESCGGKCCTGESGYIWIDEGEILKFCAAFGISKDEFESKFLIRVGLRRSIKEKPYDDGFACIFFDEKNKNCSVYELRPKQCRTFPFWDYFKKNLKELRAECIGVKF; via the coding sequence GTGAGGGCTGATGGTTTTAGCTATGAGTTTGATCCTAGCTTTTGCGAGAGTTGCGGGGGCAAGTGTTGCACTGGCGAGAGTGGCTATATCTGGATAGATGAGGGTGAAATTTTAAAATTTTGCGCCGCTTTTGGTATCTCAAAAGATGAGTTTGAGAGCAAATTTTTAATACGTGTTGGGCTTAGGCGAAGCATCAAAGAAAAGCCTTATGATGATGGTTTTGCTTGCATATTTTTTGATGAGAAAAACAAAAACTGCTCGGTTTATGAGCTAAGACCTAAGCAGTGCAGGACATTTCCGTTTTGGGATTATTTTAAAAAAAACTTAAAGGAGCTAAGAGCAGAATGCATTGGCGTAAAATTTTAA
- a CDS encoding NAD(P)/FAD-dependent oxidoreductase → MANIYDLIVVGGGPCGIASVVEAKRNGLSNVLLLEKGDNHSQTIRKFYKDNKRVDKEYKGQDSTIHGLVSFEDGTKESTLDYFDKLLDSEKIEAFFNSEVESVKKEGEIFKVTTSKATFKAKNVMVSIGKMGRPNKPDYKIPPSLNSVVNFNLDNCTNGEKVLVVGGGNSAVEYAIELCQYNKTTIAYRKDKFSRVNETNLSALWELEKHNKIKVRLNHDITEIDNESGKVRVHYENGKIRVYDRVVYAIGGSSPVDFLQKCQIKTDEKGTPIVDSSYQSSVPGLYVGGDIVLKNGGSIVVALNHAHSVIKDILKGKAQA, encoded by the coding sequence ATGGCAAATATTTATGATCTGATAGTAGTTGGCGGCGGACCTTGCGGCATAGCTAGTGTAGTGGAGGCTAAAAGAAATGGCTTAAGTAATGTTTTGCTCCTTGAAAAAGGTGACAACCACAGCCAGACTATAAGAAAATTTTATAAAGACAATAAACGCGTGGATAAAGAGTATAAAGGGCAAGATAGCACGATCCATGGGCTAGTTTCGTTTGAAGATGGCACAAAAGAGAGCACACTTGATTATTTTGACAAGCTGCTTGACTCTGAAAAGATCGAGGCGTTTTTCAACTCAGAGGTCGAAAGCGTAAAAAAAGAGGGAGAAATTTTTAAAGTAACAACCTCAAAAGCGACCTTTAAAGCCAAAAACGTCATGGTATCTATCGGCAAAATGGGACGTCCAAACAAGCCTGACTATAAGATCCCGCCGTCATTAAATTCAGTTGTAAATTTTAACCTAGATAACTGCACAAACGGCGAAAAAGTGCTAGTTGTGGGTGGTGGCAACTCTGCGGTTGAGTATGCTATCGAGCTTTGTCAGTATAACAAAACGACGATCGCTTACAGAAAAGATAAATTTAGCCGTGTAAATGAGACAAATTTAAGCGCTCTTTGGGAGCTTGAGAAGCACAATAAGATAAAAGTAAGGCTAAATCACGATATAACCGAGATCGATAATGAATCAGGCAAGGTAAGAGTGCATTATGAAAATGGCAAAATCCGTGTCTATGATAGGGTTGTTTATGCGATCGGTGGCTCAAGTCCGGTTGATTTTTTACAAAAATGTCAGATAAAAACTGATGAAAAAGGCACTCCGATAGTTGATAGCAGCTACCAAAGCAGCGTGCCAGGACTATACGTGGGAGGCGACATCGTTTTAAAAAATGGCGGCTCGATCGTGGTCGCACTAAATCACGCTCATAGCGTCATCAAAGACATCTTAAAAGGCAAGGCACAAGCTTGA
- a CDS encoding tRNA1(Val) (adenine(37)-N6)-methyltransferase, with the protein MILAQLENGYRYNSDTLVLYDFICSSVGEISGRVLDVGAGCGILGLLLKRDFKKIDLSMLDLLELNSKISSFNAKSNCLEARAITADFANFKDSEKFDLIISNPPFYHDGVTKSQNEHIKVSRYASSLNLKDFIRGISVNLKPHKRAFFCYAPDDLSEIVACLKEYKLNLVSLKFIHTKKDKPANLALLEVRNNSNSKLKVLPPLVMSEDGSHTKEASEIFKKADTNSVSYKEIA; encoded by the coding sequence ATGATCTTAGCCCAGCTTGAAAATGGCTATCGCTACAACAGCGATACGCTCGTTCTTTATGATTTTATCTGCTCTAGCGTAGGCGAAATTTCTGGCAGAGTTTTGGACGTTGGAGCAGGGTGTGGGATACTTGGACTTTTGCTTAAGCGTGACTTTAAAAAGATAGATCTAAGCATGCTTGATCTTTTAGAGCTAAATAGCAAAATTTCTAGCTTTAACGCAAAGAGCAACTGCCTAGAGGCTAGAGCCATAACGGCTGATTTTGCAAATTTTAAAGATAGTGAGAAATTTGATCTAATCATCTCAAATCCGCCCTTTTATCATGACGGTGTTACAAAAAGCCAAAATGAACACATAAAAGTTAGCAGATATGCAAGCTCGCTAAATTTAAAGGATTTTATAAGAGGCATAAGCGTAAATTTAAAGCCACATAAAAGGGCGTTTTTTTGCTATGCACCAGATGATCTTAGCGAGATAGTAGCATGCTTAAAAGAGTATAAACTAAATTTGGTGAGTTTAAAATTTATCCATACCAAAAAGGATAAGCCAGCAAATTTGGCTTTACTTGAAGTGCGAAACAACTCAAATTCAAAGCTAAAAGTCCTACCACCTCTTGTGATGAGCGAAGATGGCTCACACACGAAAGAGGCAAGCGAGATCTTTAAAAAAGCTGATACAAACAGCGTCTCTTACAAGGAGATCGCGTGA
- a CDS encoding vesicular transport factor Uso1p has protein sequence MINKIALAIVCLIAGFSLSFLKFQKEDEAPKDTNQTIYSINFDDLPEEEKQRYVSKDDLYEYGGYITPKSYMQNFVDDKDLNLSNNVNELQEQVRELSKKNEILAADNVDMSEKNLDFISKISEMKRNIENEKNEIVEKNQKALGELEAQHFENIQALTKRLNEAQADMIESSKAYEKKIIDLENAINDARNGDESKLKDAKAGFNKFKESFEANYTALKEQNNELNATLTQKEALIKEYEKAQSEKDRGEKKEILLLKEEIERVKNDADTQKFSYEKEINALNDGFETQKSVMEDELSKKTNKIIDLQEALESNKTALKDRIYELEEIKKNLNSKDLMAQSYNGKNLELNASLAALHKSFDDLKQKSLKSEQENKLANENISSLKKELERANALNKKLEKQNLDANSTLSELSKKLSLSEESLKKSQEELKAFDTKTTKFLKTLFDQNQTISLQSQKLGSNEGELKNLSSKLDLKDAKIKELEENVTKTSQMLLSKQSELETQKRTLKIDMQNYEILRQQINMLQKKIVDTSTFLTDNNKSGGKNLLSLQNELENAKQKLNESNKTIERLNSKISELSSTTHKGGSGSVNAQIVELQKDIEQNLNRQDELENENVNLKNILQATTKPETPTKLVLISSIECDDMDAKDKVSIMCKNRVSEFLQRFNSNYMYEIIPIVDKKNFVIPSNVAQNIKKDDLGKLNNYVNYGVGKERAKAAAELIKEEFGDFARISFSSEVIVKDVTRGFIIKVYR, from the coding sequence TTGATAAATAAAATCGCACTAGCTATTGTTTGTCTGATAGCTGGCTTTTCTCTCTCGTTTTTGAAATTTCAAAAAGAGGACGAGGCGCCAAAAGATACTAATCAAACGATTTATTCTATAAATTTTGATGATCTCCCCGAAGAAGAGAAGCAAAGATATGTAAGCAAAGATGATCTTTACGAGTATGGCGGCTACATCACGCCAAAAAGCTACATGCAAAATTTTGTTGATGATAAGGATCTAAATTTATCAAACAATGTAAATGAGCTTCAAGAGCAAGTGCGCGAGCTAAGCAAAAAAAATGAAATTTTAGCCGCTGATAATGTCGATATGAGCGAGAAAAATTTAGACTTTATAAGCAAAATTTCAGAGATGAAAAGAAATATCGAAAATGAAAAAAACGAGATAGTTGAAAAAAATCAAAAGGCTCTTGGCGAGCTTGAGGCGCAACACTTTGAAAATATCCAAGCTCTGACAAAGCGCCTAAATGAAGCGCAAGCTGATATGATAGAGAGCTCAAAGGCTTATGAGAAAAAGATAATCGACCTTGAAAATGCGATAAATGACGCTAGAAATGGCGATGAGAGCAAGCTAAAAGATGCCAAGGCCGGCTTTAATAAATTTAAAGAGAGCTTTGAGGCAAACTACACCGCTTTAAAAGAGCAAAATAACGAGCTAAATGCGACGCTTACGCAAAAAGAGGCTCTTATAAAAGAGTATGAAAAAGCTCAAAGTGAAAAAGATAGAGGCGAAAAAAAAGAAATTTTGCTTTTAAAAGAGGAGATCGAGCGAGTTAAAAATGACGCCGACACTCAAAAATTTAGCTACGAAAAAGAGATAAATGCGCTAAATGATGGCTTTGAGACACAAAAGAGCGTTATGGAGGATGAGCTTTCTAAAAAGACAAATAAGATAATCGATCTGCAGGAGGCTCTTGAGTCAAACAAGACCGCACTAAAAGATAGAATTTACGAGCTTGAAGAGATCAAGAAAAATTTAAACTCAAAAGATCTAATGGCACAAAGCTATAATGGCAAAAATTTAGAGCTAAATGCCTCGCTTGCGGCACTTCATAAGAGTTTTGACGATCTAAAACAAAAGAGTCTAAAAAGCGAGCAAGAGAACAAACTTGCAAATGAAAATATAAGCTCGCTTAAAAAAGAGCTTGAGAGGGCAAATGCCCTAAATAAAAAGCTTGAAAAGCAAAATTTAGACGCAAACTCAACTCTAAGTGAGCTAAGCAAAAAGCTAAGTTTGAGTGAAGAGAGCCTTAAAAAGAGCCAAGAAGAGCTAAAAGCGTTTGATACGAAGACAACTAAATTTCTAAAAACGCTATTTGATCAAAACCAAACCATCTCTTTGCAGTCGCAGAAACTTGGCTCAAACGAGGGTGAGCTAAAAAATTTGAGCTCAAAGCTCGATCTAAAAGATGCAAAGATAAAAGAGCTTGAAGAAAATGTCACAAAGACAAGCCAAATGCTCCTTTCTAAGCAAAGCGAGCTAGAAACTCAAAAAAGAACGCTAAAGATCGATATGCAAAACTATGAAATTTTGCGCCAGCAAATAAACATGCTACAAAAAAAGATAGTCGATACCTCAACATTTTTAACAGACAACAACAAAAGTGGTGGCAAAAATTTACTAAGCTTGCAAAATGAACTAGAAAATGCAAAGCAAAAGCTAAATGAGAGTAACAAGACGATAGAGAGGCTAAATTCAAAGATAAGTGAGCTAAGCTCAACCACTCACAAAGGCGGTAGCGGTAGTGTAAATGCCCAGATAGTCGAGCTCCAAAAAGATATCGAGCAAAATTTAAACAGACAAGATGAGCTTGAAAATGAAAATGTAAATTTAAAAAATATCTTGCAAGCTACGACAAAGCCTGAAACCCCAACAAAGCTAGTCCTCATCTCCAGCATCGAGTGCGACGATATGGACGCAAAGGACAAGGTTAGCATAATGTGCAAAAACAGAGTGAGTGAGTTTTTGCAGAGATTTAACTCAAACTACATGTATGAGATCATCCCGATCGTGGATAAGAAAAATTTTGTCATCCCATCAAATGTCGCTCAAAATATCAAAAAAGATGACCTTGGCAAGCTAAATAACTACGTAAATTACGGCGTTGGCAAAGAGCGTGCAAAGGCGGCTGCTGAGCTTATAAAAGAGGAATTTGGCGACTTTGCAAGGATCAGCTTTAGCTCCGAAGTGATCGTAAAAGATGTGACACGCGGCTTTATCATCAAGGTTTATAGATGA
- a CDS encoding tetratricopeptide repeat protein gives MHWRKILIIFISVFFSTHLLADDNKSVNLRLMQALISQDSGDVNASIQTYLGLFKETNQKTYLKEAIKLAFATKNENLDSLMSEGEKSLKDDSDFIRIKVANLVNLSKLNDAKELMQELATKEPNAQNLLMLGTICMMQNDTVTALKYFEEAYSLKPEEENLLRIVDILLNRMDNVKDATKYLEKFREEQGCTQKTCELLAEIYSQQRNFPKVIELFEEIYDITHDTTYLDKIVQYFIYDKNYKAAIEILKKYGYNDATLMDLYAATGNFGDAYVLAVKIYNDSRDLNFLAKAAIYEYEMNKDSLDEKKIADILDKFEASVPKLNNDMFFNYYGYLLIDHEIDPRKGVEMVQKALEISPDSPYYEDSLAWGYFKLGECKKAKGIMMHAMKDVDFKASKEAKEHLHLIERCIINLNKRLKK, from the coding sequence ATGCATTGGCGTAAAATTTTAATAATTTTTATAAGCGTATTTTTTAGCACGCATCTACTTGCAGATGATAACAAAAGTGTAAATTTACGCCTAATGCAAGCTCTCATATCGCAAGATAGTGGCGACGTAAATGCTAGTATCCAGACCTATCTAGGGCTTTTTAAAGAGACAAATCAAAAGACCTATCTAAAAGAGGCGATCAAGCTAGCTTTTGCCACAAAAAATGAAAATTTAGATAGCCTTATGAGTGAGGGCGAGAAGAGTTTAAAAGACGATAGCGATTTTATCAGGATCAAGGTTGCAAATTTGGTCAATCTCTCTAAGCTAAACGATGCAAAAGAGCTGATGCAAGAGCTTGCCACAAAAGAGCCAAACGCTCAAAATTTGCTCATGCTTGGCACTATTTGTATGATGCAAAATGATACGGTAACGGCGCTAAAATACTTCGAGGAGGCATACTCGCTAAAGCCTGAAGAGGAGAATTTACTCCGCATAGTTGATATCCTTTTAAACCGCATGGATAATGTAAAAGATGCGACAAAATACCTCGAGAAATTCCGCGAGGAGCAGGGCTGCACTCAAAAAACATGCGAGCTTTTAGCTGAAATTTACTCTCAGCAAAGAAATTTCCCAAAGGTGATCGAGCTTTTTGAAGAGATCTACGACATCACTCACGATACCACTTATCTTGATAAGATCGTGCAGTATTTTATCTATGATAAAAATTACAAAGCGGCTATTGAAATTTTGAAAAAATATGGCTACAACGACGCCACGCTTATGGATCTTTACGCTGCGACTGGAAATTTTGGCGATGCATACGTTTTGGCGGTTAAAATTTATAACGACAGCAGGGATCTAAATTTCTTAGCAAAGGCGGCCATTTACGAGTACGAGATGAACAAAGATAGTCTGGATGAAAAAAAGATCGCTGATATCTTAGATAAATTTGAAGCTAGCGTGCCAAAGCTTAATAACGATATGTTTTTTAACTACTACGGCTATTTGCTAATTGATCATGAGATAGACCCTAGAAAGGGCGTAGAGATGGTGCAAAAAGCGCTTGAGATCTCGCCAGACTCGCCTTACTATGAGGACTCGCTAGCGTGGGGTTATTTCAAGCTTGGCGAGTGCAAAAAGGCAAAGGGCATAATGATGCACGCGATGAAAGATGTTGATTTTAAGGCTTCAAAAGAGGCAAAAGAGCACTTGCACCTCATCGAGCGCTGCATAATAAATTTAAACAAAAGGCTTAAAAAATGA